Genomic window (Acidobacteriaceae bacterium):
CCAGGACGCAACCGATGGCGACCCCTTCCGGTGTGGAGATCGGAGCTCCGGCATAGAAGCGATACCGCTTGTCGCCGAGAGGAATTCCATGCGGCGCGTACTCGGGGTCCCGCCGGGCGTCGGGTATCTGATACAGCCCGTCGCCATTGATTGTGGTTTCGCAGGGAAAGGTGCGCCGCGGCGCCGAGGTCTGCTCAATGCCATAGCGGCCGACGATCAGCACCTCGTGGCGATCGATAACCGTGACTGCCCCTATCGGCGCGTTGCATACGTGCGCTGCCAGGCGGGCAATGTCGTCCAGCGCGGAGTCGTGCGGGGCCTCGCGAAGATCGTAGTGGCTCAGAGCCTCAAGGCGAGGCTGCTCAAGCGTCGAGTTTAGTGGGGTCAGCTCGATCATGCTACGTATCCGAGAATACGAATTGTGCGTGGGGGAGGACGTCCCACTTTCGCGCCAAGCCGCGAACGTTGGGTCAAGGCAACTCTTTCTGAAAGAGCGGTTTCTGTGGATTTCCTTAGGGTTGCGACACCGCCGGAGGAGCATCGTTCGCACTCGCATCCAGGGCGACTTTCCAGCGGCCGTTTACCTTCTTCCAGAACGTGATATACCGCCCCGAGGACGTTATCGGCTGCCCCTTCGGATCCTGGCCCTTGGCCTCATAATGGCCCCAAGTAAAGCCCGTGTCGCCGGCCGGTCCCATCTGCGCCCCCTCGGGATACCAGGAGAGCTGATAGGACTTCGGGTCCCAGTTGGCCTGCGCTGCAATGGCCGGCTGCCCCTGCACCGCGGGTTGGCCGTTGTTCAGCGTCACGGCATCGTCAGCAAACCACGACGCAAACGCCTTCCCGCCACCCTTGGCGACGTCGTTCGCGAAGTCGCCCTCGAGCTTCATGAGTTCCAGCGCCCCGGCCGAGATCTTCGTCGTCGGCAGCGGGATCAGCGTGTGCCTGTCCGCCGGAACCGGCGCAGGCATGGACGGCTGCTGCGCGGCGGCGGCCGGGACCAGGAGAGCGAGACCGAGCGGGAGCGAAGAGAGCCGGGCGGCGAACGTACGAGACATGCAGAAAGTCTACTTCCGTTCGCCGGACTTCATCGAGTGGGGGCCGCGTCAGCGAGTTACTGCGCCTGGTGGTAGTTCGGGTACGCCGGCCGATGCGGCTCCGCCGGCGGATTCTGCTTTAGCTGCTCCAGGGCAACGGCCACCGCCTTCTCGAGCTGCGGATCGTGTCCCTCGGCAACCGCCTTCGGGTCCTGCTCGACCGAGATGTCCGGTTCGACCCCGTGGTTCTCGACGTCC
Coding sequences:
- a CDS encoding nuclear transport factor 2 family protein, with amino-acid sequence MSRTFAARLSSLPLGLALLVPAAAAQQPSMPAPVPADRHTLIPLPTTKISAGALELMKLEGDFANDVAKGGGKAFASWFADDAVTLNNGQPAVQGQPAIAAQANWDPKSYQLSWYPEGAQMGPAGDTGFTWGHYEAKGQDPKGQPITSSGRYITFWKKVNGRWKVALDASANDAPPAVSQP